Below is a window of candidate division WOR-3 bacterium DNA.
GTAATCTCTATATCAACCGCAAGTGCACAGGTGCCCTCGTTGGTATACAGCCATTTGGCGGCTTCAACATGTCCGGGACCGACTCCAAAGCTGGCGGACCTGACTATCTCATGCTTTTCACGCAGGCAAAAGCAATCGCCGAATACGTTGGCACCAAGAAGAAAAGCAAGAAAACACCTCGCCGAACCATCAAGAGGAAACGGAGAAAGAAGTGATCGAAACCATATTCAAGAGGGTCGAAAAAGAGAAAGTCAGGTTCATTGATCTCTGGTTTTCAGACGTACTCGGTTCGGTCAAGAACGAAACGATACCCATACAGCATTTGAAGAAGACACTGAAAGAAGGCATTTGGTTTGACGGTTCTTCGGTCGAGGGTTTTGGCCGCATCTTCGAGAGTGACATGTATCTGAAACCGGATCCCGCGACCTTCGCCATCATCCCAAGGGACGAGGAGAGGACTGCGCGGTTCATCTGCGATGTTTATGCACCTGACCACAAGCCGGCTCCGGTAGATCCTCGCTCCATCCTGAAGACGAATCTGGACGTGCTGCATAAAAAGGGTATGGAGTTCTATGTTGGCGCCGAATTGGAATTTTACCTGTTCAAACGCGACGGCGATAAGGTAATGGCATTACCCCATGACCGCGTAGGTTATTTTGACCTTGGCGGTGACCTCGGTCTGAAGATAAGAAAGACCATGTGCGACCGGCTACAGGAATTCGGCATTCAACTCGAGGCCGGACATCATGAAGTCGGCAAAGGACAACATGAAATCGACCTTTTGTACACAGACGCCCTGACTCTTGCCGACAACATAATTACGGCGCGCATAGTCATCAAACAGGTTGCGGAAGAATACGGCCTGTTCGCGACTTTCATGCCTAAACCTTTATTCGGAGCGCCGGGCAACGGCATGCACATCCATCAAAGCATATTCAAGAATGCAAAGAACCTGTTCGCCGATGCCAAAGATGATTACGGACTCTCCGCATTAGCCTATGGTTATCTCGCAGGTGTGCTTAAATACATGAAAGAAATAAGTGCACTCACTTCGCCACTGGTTAATTCCTACAAACGACTGGTTTCAGGATTCGAAGCTCCGGTATATATATGTTGGGGCCGCATGAATCGTTCTGCACTGGTCCGTGTCCCCAAAATTAGCCCGAAAAAATATACAAGCACGCGCATAGAACTCCGTTCCTGCGATCCTTCGGCAAATCCATATCTGCTATTCGCCGTTGTGCTCAGAGCCGGTCTTGAGGGGATCAGCAGTAAGCTGAAACCTCCAGCACCAGTGGAAGAGAACGTGTACGCGCTCGAAACCAATGTCTTGAAGGATAAAGGAATAGACCTTTTGCCCCGTTCACTTTATCAGGCGCTCGAATACTACAGGCAGAGCGATCTCGCCAAGAGTGCACTCGGCGATACATTATTCCAGAGATACTACGACATCAAACTGAGAGAATGGGATGAGTATTCGATCCAGGTATCGAAATGGGAAGTGGATAAATATCTTGAGCTATACTAGCTCAACGATTACAGTGATGAAAACATAGATCACATTGATATTGATATTTCCCGAACGTGGTGGTCCAAAAGACTGCCACGTTTTTTTATTATATTTCCTGTATCGATTTTTTTATATTATCTGGAACTAGTAGTTTTCGCCGAATTTGTTATGGGATACGATCTCATTTAAAGGTTTACGTGACCTGGCTGGTATACCGGCGATCGACTCCTTTGTTGACGGCTCAGCAGGGTACCCCAAAACCAGCAGAACCACCACTCTGTATTTTCGTGGTATTTTCAACAGATTGCGCAGCTTTGATTCACCATACCAACCGACCCAACAAGAGCCAATCCCCAATTCGGTTGCGGCAAGAGTCATGTGGGTCATGGCGATCGACACATCGACGAGATGATTCTCATGCCCGGCTAACTGCGCAACATAATGGGTAAAGGCTTTGCTGTAGCAACCAACGATGACCAGCGGAGCATCATTCATAAAAGCAATTATGCGCTGGGTACCTACGGGTACGGTGCCGGGTATCTGCTTGATAACCGAGGGGTCATCTACGACAACGAAATGCCATGCCTGACGGTTACTGGATGATGGCGCGAGCCGAGCCGCTTCCAATATCTGCAAAACCTTGTCACGCTCTATCTTCTGCGCTGAAAACCTGCGCACGCTCCTGCGCCACTTTATCGCCTCAAACACATCCATGCATATCCTCCACCCAATTCATGCTTCCTAACACAATATTGTACGTACCCCAAACGCCCATGTCTGGCATTCCGGTAATTACCAGAGTGCCAGACTACCATTTTTTCACCCTCATTTTCTCAACGTATTGCTCTATGTACTGTAGAGCATGGATCAATGATCTGTCTTTAAGAAAATAGATCTTACGATTTTGTTCGGTCGTGTACCTCACCAGATTGATCTGTCTGAGATTTCGCAGCGTCTCCGATATCGTCTTCAGGGAAAGCCCGATGTCCTTCGAGAGTTCGGTAGGCGTCTTCTCCGACTTTGAGAGTATCGTCAGAATTTCGTATGCCGTAGGATTACCCAATACGCGGCAAAATCGAGAAGCACGGTAATGGGTTTCCGGCATTTTTCTTCGCATATCACATTATACTGCAACAGTCGGCTGTGTCAATCTGGTATTCTGGTAATTACCAGAATACCAGAGTACCGAAGTCTTCATAAAGATGTTACTGTGATAAGACAACTGGCACGAGGATTTTGTATTGCTGGAAATGCTATAAGTTTATGTCAGGCCGAAGAGGCCGCTGAAGCCGAGAAAGGCAAGGGCCATGAGACTGGCGGCGATGAATGAAATCGGATAGCCCTTGAGTGATGGGTTGATCGGTGCCATGTCCAACCGTTCACGGATGGCGGCAAAGGTGATGATGACCAGCGTGAAACCGACCCCGGTCCCGATCGCGAAGACCGTACCATCAATGAAACTGAATTTGTTATCGATATTAAGAAAAGTAACGCCGAGTATCGCGCAGTTTGTGGTGATCAACGGAAGATAGATACCAAGGGCATTGTATAATGCCCGGTATGATTTCTTGAGAAACATTTCAACCAGCTGGACGAGTGATGCGATAGTCAGAATGAATACTGCAGTGCGCAGAAATACAAGATTCAACGGCAAGAGCACCGCGTTGAAAACGATCCAGGTGATCCAAGCGGCAAGTGTCATGACGAATATCACCGCCATGCCCATACCAGTTGCGGTCTCCACGGTGCTCGAGACCCCAAAGAAAGGACACAAACCCAGAAAACGCATCAATACGATGTTGTTCACCAGGAACGCGCCGAGGAATATGAGTGCCGGGCTTTTCATCACAACTCCTTCTTCACGTATTTGTTTATCAAAGCTTTGAGTATACCGATCACAAGAAACGCTCCGGGCGACATGATCATAAAGATAACCGGTGAATTCTTGAATGCTTCGCCGAATACGGTCATGCCCAGAAAAGTACCATTACCCAGAACCTCACGGAGGGTTCCCATTATGGTCAGAGCAATGGTGAATCCCAATCCTGTCCCCAGACCGTCGAGTACCGAATCAATGACCGATCTCTTTGATGCAAATGCCTCTGCCCTTCCCAGTATCATGCAGTTCACAACGATGAGAGGAACGAAGACGCCGAGGGCGCGGTACAGGTCAGGCTGAAACGCCTGCATCATATAGTCAATCATCGTCACAAAAGTGGAAATGATTAGAATGAATATCGGGATCCTCACCTCGTTCGGAATATTTTTCCTCAGCATGGAAATTATAAGGTTCGAACACACGACCACGAAGGTCGCGGCGAGACCCATGCCGAATCCATCACGCACCGTGCTCGACGTTGCCAGTGCAGGACAGAGACCGATCATGAGAACAAAGACCGCATTGTCTTTGATCAAACCCCGCGTGAAGATATTCAGCCTGCTCACTCTATGTATTCCTCAAACCGTTCGATCCCCTTGACTACACCGTTGATCAGTGCCTTCGTAGAAACGGTCGCGCCACTGATCGCTTCGGGGATGCCGATTTTGAATTTCTCGAGGAATTCCTCTTCCCGTATAACTTCACCAAGACCTTCGGTTTCCTGCGAATACAGAATAGAAATTCCGGTGATACGCTTCTCCGCGCTGTATCCCACCATGAATTTTATGTCATCGAGATAGCCCTGTACTACACGAACGAATACTACGCCCAGTGTATCCGAGCCACGCACCGCTTTCCAGAGCGTATCTTTTATTACCTCGACAAATTTATCAGCATCAGAGAAGACAATCCCTGGATCGCACGAAGGCATCAAGCAAGCACCGTACATCTCGATCCCTTTCTTGACTCCTGTCGCTACCGCTCGTGATGAGATAGTTGCCGCCGTTATTGCGTCGATCGAACCACCCTCCTGTTCAAGAGCAACATCGGTTGCGGTTTTACCCTTGAACTGTTCGGTGAACCCGGGCTGCGTGATCTTCGCTCCAAGACCGGGCGTTTCAACAAGCCCCTCGGCGGCACTGGCAACTCTGATCCCGGTTATTTTGCCATCATTATCAAGACCCACGGTTATCGGGATCGGACCCGCATATCCCTGAGGAAACACGCGAAATACTACACCGATATTTTCTCCAGAAGAATCGACCGCCTGCCATAGTGTATCCGGTATGATTACCTTGTATTCATAAGCTGTGATAACTTCTTCAAGACCGCTCAGGGTTAGCTGAGCCTGAGTCTCGGCAATCCGCGGTTCGGTGAACGCATAGACGAATGACAGGATAATCGCGCAAGTCACCGCGACAACAAATAAAGTAATTATCATCTGCCGAATGCTGGTCATTTCTTTACTCCCTTTTTCTTCTGCTCGCCAAAGATACGTTCTTTCGTCAATCGGTCGATCAAGGGCGTGAAAACATTCATGAGCAGGATCGAATAAGAAACCCCTTCCGGGTAACCGCCCCAGATTCTTATGATAATGGTTATGATACCACAGCCGATCCCAAATATCCATCTGCCTTTCTTAGTGATCGGTGAGGTCACCCAGTCGGTTGCCATGAAAAAAGCTCCAAGAATGAGCCCGCCACTGAAGAGATGGAAAAGAACACTCCCTTGCGTCGGCAGCAACCAGGCGAGCAGCGCGAAACTGCCGAGATATCCGAGCACAATACGGTAATCTACTATTTTCAGGAAGACAAGGACCAAACCGCCCAGGAGCAGGAAGAAAACCGAGGTCTCGCCAATACATCCGCCGATATTGCCGGAAAAAAGATTGCGTATTGTCTCGAAATCGTTGAGCTGTCTGATGATGACCTGAGGATCACCGTAATTGGCGGGGTTTTTTAAGAGACTGAGGGGCGTCGCCGCGCTGATACCATCGATGCCAGACAGCGTGCCACCGATCGGGGACAACCATTCCTTGGTCATCAATGAAGGCCATGATGCCATCAGGAAGGCACGGCCGGCAAGAGCTGGATTGATGAAATTGTAACCCAAACCTCCAAACAGTTGCTTGGCAAAGATTATGGCAAAAGCGCTGCCGACCGCTGGCAGCCACCATGGGACACCTGGCGGCAGGTTATAGGCAAGGAGAAGGCCGGTAAGGACAGCACTGCCGTCGGCAACCGTGATCTTCTTTCCCAGCATTCTTTGGAGCAGGGCCTCAGCACATACTGCGGCGATGATGCTGATGAGAGTTATGAAGAGTACGCGCAGACCGTAAAGATATGTCGAGTATGCCAGTACAGGCAACAGTGCAATCGTCACGATGCGCATTGCCATACTGGTTTTGTGCTTCGACCTGATGTGAGGCGAAGCTGAAACAACGAATAATCTCTTTAAGTCTTCGACTTTCTCCATATTTCACTCTTCCCGTACTTGAAGTAGTGCACGAGCGGAATCGCCGCCGGGCACACGTAGGCACAACACCCGCATTCTATGCAATCGAGCACACCGTAGGCATTGGCCATATCGATATTTTTGTTTTTAACAAAACTGCATATCTCAGTGGGCATCAGTCCCATTGGACAGGCATCAACGCATGCCGCACATCGCACACATGGACCCTCCTCAACGGCCCGGACGCCGCTCCAGACAAGGATACCCGAAGTCCCCTTGATAACCGGCACAGCGTCTGAATACTGCGCAATGCCCATCATCGGTCCGCCTAGTATTACTTTTTCAGGTTGAGTTGTGTAACCACCGCAAAAATCGATCACGGAATTCACTGGTGTACCGATACGCACAAGAACATTCCTGTTCTCCTTCACACCATCGCCTGCAACCGTCACCACCCGGTCGATAAGGGGTTTGCCGAATTTAACAGCCATCAGCGCTGCATGACAAGTCCCGACGTTATGAACCACACACCCCACATCCATCGGAAGTCCTCCCCTGGGCACTTCTCTCTTCAATATAGCCTTGATCAATTGTTTTTCTGCACCCTGAGGATATTTGGTTTTCAACGCAGCCACCCGAACCTCTTCCTGTTTGAAAAGACCGATCGCGTCCTTCTTATTATCTTCGATCCCGAAAATGAGATTCGGCACATCGAGTAT
It encodes the following:
- the glnA gene encoding type I glutamate--ammonia ligase encodes the protein MIETIFKRVEKEKVRFIDLWFSDVLGSVKNETIPIQHLKKTLKEGIWFDGSSVEGFGRIFESDMYLKPDPATFAIIPRDEERTARFICDVYAPDHKPAPVDPRSILKTNLDVLHKKGMEFYVGAELEFYLFKRDGDKVMALPHDRVGYFDLGGDLGLKIRKTMCDRLQEFGIQLEAGHHEVGKGQHEIDLLYTDALTLADNIITARIVIKQVAEEYGLFATFMPKPLFGAPGNGMHIHQSIFKNAKNLFADAKDDYGLSALAYGYLAGVLKYMKEISALTSPLVNSYKRLVSGFEAPVYICWGRMNRSALVRVPKISPKKYTSTRIELRSCDPSANPYLLFAVVLRAGLEGISSKLKPPAPVEENVYALETNVLKDKGIDLLPRSLYQALEYYRQSDLAKSALGDTLFQRYYDIKLREWDEYSIQVSKWEVDKYLELY
- a CDS encoding nitroreductase family protein is translated as MDVFEAIKWRRSVRRFSAQKIERDKVLQILEAARLAPSSSNRQAWHFVVVDDPSVIKQIPGTVPVGTQRIIAFMNDAPLVIVGCYSKAFTHYVAQLAGHENHLVDVSIAMTHMTLAATELGIGSCWVGWYGESKLRNLLKIPRKYRVVVLLVLGYPAEPSTKESIAGIPARSRKPLNEIVSHNKFGENY
- a CDS encoding winged helix-turn-helix domain-containing protein; the encoded protein is MRRKMPETHYRASRFCRVLGNPTAYEILTILSKSEKTPTELSKDIGLSLKTISETLRNLRQINLVRYTTEQNRKIYFLKDRSLIHALQYIEQYVEKMRVKKW
- a CDS encoding RnfABCDGE type electron transport complex subunit A, with product MKSPALIFLGAFLVNNIVLMRFLGLCPFFGVSSTVETATGMGMAVIFVMTLAAWITWIVFNAVLLPLNLVFLRTAVFILTIASLVQLVEMFLKKSYRALYNALGIYLPLITTNCAILGVTFLNIDNKFSFIDGTVFAIGTGVGFTLVIITFAAIRERLDMAPINPSLKGYPISFIAASLMALAFLGFSGLFGLT
- a CDS encoding electron transport complex subunit E — translated: MSRLNIFTRGLIKDNAVFVLMIGLCPALATSSTVRDGFGMGLAATFVVVCSNLIISMLRKNIPNEVRIPIFILIISTFVTMIDYMMQAFQPDLYRALGVFVPLIVVNCMILGRAEAFASKRSVIDSVLDGLGTGLGFTIALTIMGTLREVLGNGTFLGMTVFGEAFKNSPVIFMIMSPGAFLVIGILKALINKYVKKEL
- a CDS encoding RnfABCDGE type electron transport complex subunit G — protein: MTSIRQMIITLFVVAVTCAIILSFVYAFTEPRIAETQAQLTLSGLEEVITAYEYKVIIPDTLWQAVDSSGENIGVVFRVFPQGYAGPIPITVGLDNDGKITGIRVASAAEGLVETPGLGAKITQPGFTEQFKGKTATDVALEQEGGSIDAITAATISSRAVATGVKKGIEMYGACLMPSCDPGIVFSDADKFVEVIKDTLWKAVRGSDTLGVVFVRVVQGYLDDIKFMVGYSAEKRITGISILYSQETEGLGEVIREEEFLEKFKIGIPEAISGATVSTKALINGVVKGIERFEEYIE
- a CDS encoding RnfABCDGE type electron transport complex subunit D, which produces MEKVEDLKRLFVVSASPHIRSKHKTSMAMRIVTIALLPVLAYSTYLYGLRVLFITLISIIAAVCAEALLQRMLGKKITVADGSAVLTGLLLAYNLPPGVPWWLPAVGSAFAIIFAKQLFGGLGYNFINPALAGRAFLMASWPSLMTKEWLSPIGGTLSGIDGISAATPLSLLKNPANYGDPQVIIRQLNDFETIRNLFSGNIGGCIGETSVFFLLLGGLVLVFLKIVDYRIVLGYLGSFALLAWLLPTQGSVLFHLFSGGLILGAFFMATDWVTSPITKKGRWIFGIGCGIITIIIRIWGGYPEGVSYSILLMNVFTPLIDRLTKERIFGEQKKKGVKK
- the rsxC gene encoding electron transport complex subunit RsxC; protein product: MLSGFAGGVHPPENKNTDECAIEVMPMPKRVYIPFSQHTGKPARPLVKKGDDVKIGMKIGEADGFISAAVHASISGKVVDIVDHAHPVIGSALCCIIEASDSEDWVKEVSAARDLGSLTGKQLIDAVKEAGIVGLGGAAFPSHVKLSPPKEKHIDTLIINGCECEPVLTADHRLMVEHAATVIEGARIFQKILDVPNLIFGIEDNKKDAIGLFKQEEVRVAALKTKYPQGAEKQLIKAILKREVPRGGLPMDVGCVVHNVGTCHAALMAVKFGKPLIDRVVTVAGDGVKENRNVLVRIGTPVNSVIDFCGGYTTQPEKVILGGPMMGIAQYSDAVPVIKGTSGILVWSGVRAVEEGPCVRCAACVDACPMGLMPTEICSFVKNKNIDMANAYGVLDCIECGCCAYVCPAAIPLVHYFKYGKSEIWRKSKT